A segment of the Panicum hallii strain FIL2 chromosome 1, PHallii_v3.1, whole genome shotgun sequence genome:
CACGCATGCATCGACGTCCAAACGCAATCCAACGGAAGCTACAGGAATAGTGTTATTTTTCAGCAGGGAAGCACGCCAGAACGGTAGtgctcctccctcctctccACGGCACTGAGACTGGATGCCGGACTTTCTTTCAAAAAACAAAAAAGACTGGATGCCGGACGGATGGCTTGCCGGTGCACTTCCCGTACGCGGCGGATCTACCCGGAGAAGCACGTGTACATGGGGGAGCTCAAGCGCGCCCTCGACGCGCGCGGGCACGCGCTGCCCACGGGCACCGGCAAGACGGCGGCGCTGATCTCCTTCATCACCTCCTACTCCGCCGCCAACCCGTCCCGCCCGCTCCGCGTCATCTACTGCACGCGCACCGTGCACGAGATGGAGAAGACCCTCGCCGAGCTCCGCCTCCTATTCGCCCACCTGCCCCACTCCGCCTCCCGCTCCCTCCTCGCGCTCGGCCTCTCCTCCCGCAAGAACCGCGTGTCCGCGCGGAGGGTTGGTAGGACCGTGAGCGGAACGCGAGGGACCCGGAGGCAGCGGATAGGCGTGTGGGATCCGGAGACTTGCGCGGTATTCATCGCGGCGGTGCGAgcggagctcaccggcggcagcgGGCTCGTCGGCTTCTCCGGCGCCGGCCCGGGATATTTTCAGAACACCCCCTGGTTCGGATCGCTAtcaataatcgcgatccgaatcagGGGTCATTTTGTAAATTTTGGGATTGGTAATTTTCGTAAAAGCCCtctaaatcggatcgcgatcaataatcgcgatccaaactaGGGGCTTAGTTGAAAAATACGGATAAATTAgttacacaaaaccccctggttTGGATCTGGGGTCCTTTTGTAAAATATCACCGCCGTCCACCAGCTCCGGCCAGCGCCGACACCGCCCTTCGCCTTTCGCGTGGCCCGCTGGCCTTCGCCCTCCGCCTGCCCACGCTGCTCGTGCCACCCTGCCCGCCGCGCGTCTCAGGTATGGTGAATTGAATCCGCGTCGTGGGCAGCCAAAAATGTGTAACTGTATTGTTATTCGATCGGTCTGTCGGAGTGAATTCGTGTTCATCGTCTCCGCTTTGGGTTCTCGGTTGCAGTATGCAGGTGCCTTAATCTGACTCCAGGGCGGCGGCACTCGCGGTGACGGACGAGGTGACGGTTCCGATCCGGGCGGTGGGGGATCTGGCCGCAGCCGCCGACGTCTCGCGCGAGGAGGTGGCCGTCATCACCTAGTGCGCTTCGCTCGGTTAGCATCTCGCCCCCCACTTTTTGTTGACAAAGCTCGAAGTTCGTGTGTGGATTGTATGGATTCAGAAACCGATCGATTATCCCCCCTCCTCCCTGGATGTTTGAAATAGCGTGCCTTGTTGTTTGATTTTGTTGCAACGGGTGCTTCACCAATCAAATTCGGAATGCACGTTGAGTTCTTAGGATTTCATACATTAATTGGAATTAGGTCATCATCTATACTTGTGTGAGTATTGTGGAACTGCAGGCACGAGGCACTGATTTTGGATATATGTAATGACTAGTGATGTGGAGGCGAAGTTAGTTGATCCTAACTTTTTGGTCTGTAATGTTTATTCCAGTGGTATCTCTGCTTTCTGTTGCTTAGAATGGGAAATTTTCACTTACGTAACAGGGGAGACCTTTATGTAACAAAAAGTTGAATCCCTATTTCTGATGATTGCATTTTTATCCAATTTGGGAATCTGCATCGCTCCCAAGGTTGCAATAATTGAATCCATGGATATCCCTCGGAAACTTGTTCAGAGTTGAAGGTTTCTTTGTAGTTTCTGACTTGATGGCTCATGCGTTTTCTATCGATCCTTCACACGCAATGGAAGACATTGGAGGGAAAATGAAGAAGAGTTTATGTATACAGACCAACCAGAAAAGAAATCGAGGACAATAATATGTGAAAAGGAATCGATTTTTTAGCCATGGATGCTTCGCGGCTATGAATTTGAGCAGGTGTCTTTTTGCATGCACAAGCCAGGCAAGTATCTCAAATTTGGGAAGATATTCAATTGTTAATTAATTTTCAGTTTTAATTTGTGTTATGCTTCGGTGTCCCATGTGTATGTTATCTAACTATTATGTTGGCATGGAACAGGTGGGAAGTTGCCTTTTGATGATGGTTCAGTTGGCGCTGTTCTTGCTGTCGTAGAAAACGAAAGCTTGAGGGAACAGTTGGTTGCTGAAATTAGCCAGGTTCTGAAAGCTGGCGGAAGAGTACTGGTGCCGAGCTCTGCACCTTCCTCCAGTCAGAAGGTAAGCTATTTGAATACATCTTACTGACAACCTTCTTGTGCTTTATATATTGAGTTTTCTAATTTTATGCTTGTCTCTGTCAGCCAAACACTGATATTGAACGCAAGCTACTGATGGGTGGATTTGTTGAAGTGCAAGCTTCCACTGCAAGCTCACAGGATAATGTGCAATCTATTATCGTGAGTGGTCTAAATGTATGTATTACAGCATGTTATTGATGCTGTGCAGgatttaatttaaatgctaacTTTAAGCACTTATAGGTTATGGCAAAGAAGGCCAGCTGGAGCATGGGTTCTTCTTTCCCCCTTAAGAAAGCAACAAAGGCCCTTCCTAAGATTCAAATTGATGATGACTCGGAACTTATTGATGAAGACAGCCTCTTGGCTGAGGAGGACCTGAAGAAACCACAACTTCCAGTTGGTACAGTCATAAAACCGTTCGACCTATTTTTGACATTTGTCAAGATATTCAATTTAAGTTTAGGTCCTAAAAGTCCCTCTTGCGTTTCACCAGTTGGGGATTGTGAAGTGGGGGCATCAAGGAAGGCATGCAAGAACTGTACTTGTGGCAGGGCTGAGGCTGAGGCAAAAGTAGAGAAGCTAGAGCTCACTGCCGAGCAGATCAATAATCCTCAGTCGGCTTGTGGCAGTGTAGGTATTGCTTCTAAAATTACAGTTCCATTAGTGCTTTCTTGTGGAGGATCCATTGTTATATTTCCTCTGGTGATCTCTGAATGGTTCTTGCAGTGTGGGTATGTGGGTTGGGTGATGCCTTCCGATGTGGCACCTGTCCGTACGGAGGTCTCCCCCCATTCAAGCCTGGCGAGAAGGTATCAGTTTATACTTCCTTCCCTAAATTCTAGTTCATCGAGGAGATCAAAGACGTCAGTTGTACTCTGGATACTGATTTGTGATGCCAGATGCTCACTACATGTTTCTCTGATTGGCAGGTTTCCTTGTCTGGCAACTTCCTTGCCGCAGACATATGATGGGTATCAGATACAACTATACAAGTGAACGTCGGCAAGAGCAGAAGATTGAGATTATCTTTGTCAATTTGTTCGTTTGTTTGGACGTCACGTCGGTAGTTAAGTGGTGATTCTCACAGGACGAACAAATGAATTCGAAGTAGCCCTGTTGGCCTATGTGTGCGTGTGGCAGATTGAGCAATGCGCATCACCGATGATGTACATAACTGAGGCGGGCAACATAATTTGTTTGACCTGAAGGGATGACATACACGTAATGATCTTAGTTCTCAACTACGCATAGTAGGATGGCACAATAATCTTATCTTCCTTTTATTCTCCGGAAGCAAGAGTTGGTAGCGCGTGCAAAAAAGGTAAAGGAAAAAAGGACATCCTTTCTTCCTAAAAAAATAACTAGAATACAATTTGTTCTCGGTTATCCAGAGCAGGACATaaccaagaaaaaaaatgaatcaACGAACAATTTAAGCTTACACCTTGCTGGCACTATCCTATATACACTTCACAATTTGGTCAGGAAGAAATGCACAGCCTAACACGCATGCATCCACCGTACGTTGATCAGTTGATGCCTGCTCCGTCGCGCACTCACGCGCCCCGGTCCCTGCTCTGCTTCGGCGAGGAGCTCTTGCGCCCGGCCACCGAGTTCGCGTACCGTTGGTTCCTCGCCGGCAGCTCGCTCTCGGCGTGCACGGCCGACGCGAGGCACTTCTTCCTGGCCGCCGTcgcggcgccggccgccgcctcgtctTCCGGGACCGTGTAGACGAAGGGCCCCGCGGGCACGTCGGCGCACATGGCGAGCAGCGGCTCGAGCGCGTCCACGACGTCGCGCATGGTGGGGCGCGACTTGGGCACGCTGTGCAGGCAGTGGTAGGCGACCATGGCGGCCTTGTGCGCGGCCTTGCCGGAGTACTGGCCATCGAGACTGGGGTCCATCACCCGGTGCAGCCGCTCCGGGTGGCGCAGGTACGGGCGCGCCCAGTCCACCAGGTTCTGctcccgcccgcgccgccgcttgtCCACGCTGCGCCGCCCCGTCAGCAGCTCCAGCAGCACCACGCCGAAGCTGTACACGTCGCTCTTCGCCGTCAGGTGCCCTGCGTATATATAGTTGTAGAACACACACGCTGTCAGTTTCGTTCTGAACGTGGCCAGTTAGTAATTACCCCCACTAATAAGTACTAATTAATTAACGACGTACGTAccggtgaggatgtactccgggGCGGCGTAGCCGTGGGTCCCCATGACGCGGGTGGTGACGTGGGTGTCGTCGCCCTGCGGGCCCTCCTTGGCCAGGCCGAAGTCTGACAGCTTTGCCGTGTAGTCCTGCGAGATACCGACATCATCTTGGGTCAGTTCAGGTTCATCCTGGCGTATCGTTTTGCTTCGACCGTTATCCTAGAGAAGAGTTGTAGTACGTGTCAGGTCGACGCGTGCTCGCTACTTGCAGTACGCTTGGTACATTGTTTCCGTGTCAAAAGTCGATGCTTGCGCGCATTTTCGGTAAAGTACGGATGGATCGTCTCTCCCTTGCCCATTTTTGTGGTTCTTCTCAAG
Coding sequences within it:
- the LOC112878878 gene encoding anamorsin homolog isoform X4, translated to MLRGYEFEQVSFCMHKPGGKLPFDDGSVGAVLAVVENESLREQLVAEISQVLKAGGRVLVPSSAPSSSQKPNTDIERKLLMGGFVEVQASTASSQDNVQSIIVMAKKASWSMGSSFPLKKATKALPKIQIDDDSELIDEDSLLAEEDLKKPQLPVVGDCEVGASRKACKNCTCGRAEAEAKVEKLELTAEQINNPQSACGSVVWVCGLGDAFRCGTCPYGGLPPFKPGEKVSLSGNFLAADI
- the LOC112878878 gene encoding anamorsin homolog isoform X3 codes for the protein MLRGYEFEQVSFCMHKPGGKLPFDDGSVGAVLAVVENESLREQLVAEISQVLKAGGRVLVPSSAPSSSQKPNTDIERKLLMGGFVEVQASTASSQDNVQSIIVSGLNVMAKKASWSMGSSFPLKKATKALPKIQIDDDSELIDEDSLLAEEDLKKPQLPVVGDCEVGASRKACKNCTCGRAEAEAKVEKLELTAEQINNPQSACGSVVWVCGLGDAFRCGTCPYGGLPPFKPGEKVSLSGNFLAADI
- the LOC112878878 gene encoding anamorsin homolog isoform X2, which produces MLRGYEFEQVSFCMHKPGGKLPFDDGSVGAVLAVVENESLREQLVAEISQVLKAGGRVLVPSSAPSSSQKPNTDIERKLLMGGFVEVQASTASSQDNVQSIIVMAKKASWSMGSSFPLKKATKALPKIQIDDDSELIDEDSLLAEEDLKKPQLPVVGDCEVGASRKACKNCTCGRAEAEAKVEKLELTAEQINNPQSACGSCGYVGWVMPSDVAPVRTEVSPHSSLARRFPCLATSLPQTYDGYQIQLYK
- the LOC112878870 gene encoding serine/threonine-protein kinase RIPK-like, producing MRMLFRCFVGSEPEEAGSGNDMPAARKKTVRRMRSATARLRSLSPDDLSRTLASSGLHAFTLSELRSATRNFSSSHFIGEGGFGPVYKGFLDERLRPGELPPQHVAVKYLDADGPQGHREWLAEVVYLGMLSHPHLVKLIGYGCQDEQRMLVYEYMARGSLEHHLFKNLLSSLPWCTRLKIAVGAAKGLAFLHEAETPVIYRDFKASNILLDADYTAKLSDFGLAKEGPQGDDTHVTTRVMGTHGYAAPEYILTGHLTAKSDVYSFGVVLLELLTGRRSVDKRRRGREQNLVDWARPYLRHPERLHRVMDPSLDGQYSGKAAHKAAMVAYHCLHSVPKSRPTMRDVVDALEPLLAMCADVPAGPFVYTVPEDEAAAGAATAARKKCLASAVHAESELPARNQRYANSVAGRKSSSPKQSRDRGA
- the LOC112878878 gene encoding anamorsin homolog isoform X1, with the protein product MLRGYEFEQVSFCMHKPGGKLPFDDGSVGAVLAVVENESLREQLVAEISQVLKAGGRVLVPSSAPSSSQKPNTDIERKLLMGGFVEVQASTASSQDNVQSIIVSGLNVMAKKASWSMGSSFPLKKATKALPKIQIDDDSELIDEDSLLAEEDLKKPQLPVVGDCEVGASRKACKNCTCGRAEAEAKVEKLELTAEQINNPQSACGSCGYVGWVMPSDVAPVRTEVSPHSSLARRFPCLATSLPQTYDGYQIQLYK